The Syngnathus acus chromosome 2, fSynAcu1.2, whole genome shotgun sequence genomic interval AGCAGACCCCTGTCATCATTTAAAGTGCTTCTGATTAACTCCAAATCCATTTCAGTTCTGGTAGGCCTTTGTAAAAAATCAGTCAAGGCTGTTAGTTGTAATACAAAGTCAAATTCTTATGCTAATGTGAATATGTGTGCTGGTGTTGAGAGCTCTTCTCCTTCCACCAATCACTGTAATTGTAATCACTTTCTATCAGGTTCATCACTACCACACTGCATATGGAGAACGAGACTCTAGGATGACATGGGAGGTGATTTTGATTTGCTGTGAATCAATTGCTGATGTgcataaacaataaaatgttaatgaaagtgttttgacattttcactaTTGTGCCAGATGAATGGTCCACTTCCAGAGTGGATCAGCTTTGATTCAAAATGAGTCAAATGTCTGTAAACGGCTTTATCTGTCCTTTTTGCTGATGAtcacatttgctttttatcAGTACAAAATATAATTTGCATATACATACTGTTACATATACATAAGTACATATGCTGTTTCactatttatgtttttaatgggatgtgaaaaaataatgatgtttATGTGCTTAATGAGCTGAACAGTTTAAAGTCAGGATGTTTTGAATTGTTCAAGAAAATGTGAATGGCGGAGGTAAAATTAATTTGGGAATTTTACTGTACTGTGTGGATTTTGCGGAATATGGGATTAATTGAAATATGTAAACTGTTCCCAAGACGCTCTATATGACCGTTTGAAGTTGGAATGACTTGTATGAGTGGGCCGAGGTAACTACTGTCAACGCATGGGAGttttactgttaaaaaaaaaaaaggattcgGGAAATAGAAATAGTTCCCAAGATGTTCAGTTTGAAAGATTTGAATAATGGTGAAATGAGCAAGGAGTAGGCTGAAAGTTGgcttgataataataataataataataataataatagtaataataataataataatgtttttggGTACAGGGGAAAAAATTGTGTAATTTTAGCTCAGTATTACGCAATATTTGGGGTCGTCAAAGCGGAAGTGATTACCAATTTCTGACAGCGAAGAGACTACTTCCGCCTACTTCCGTCCACTTCTCTGGGTACAAGCTAGCTAACGATGCTTTCGCAAGGAAACAGACAAACAGACGATGTGGAGCAAGATGCGACCCCGACTGGCGTGGATATGGATGTTTCGGTTCTGCTGCTTGGAGCGGGGATGACGGCCGCGTTACACCCACTGTTTTATGTGAAGTTGCTCATACAGGTATCGTTAGCCAACGGAGCTATGCTAACGAGTCAATCACGTGATCCGCCTGGCTCAGCTGTTCAgctgttttttattcaaatggcACCACCTCACTTTTAACCTTATAAAACGTGATTTTTCAATACTAAAATCGATCGAGGGACAAGAACTGCCCCCATTCAAGAACAGTGTGAGCTTTATGACGTGCTTTCCATTCATTTAGTGTACAGAATTGTATATGAATAatcaaatactgtattttattcCTATAAGTTATAAGCAATTTTGATACTAATTGGTAGGATTAGTTGTTTTTAGTAACTGCTCCTATTCTTTTTGAACATGGAAACTGTGccgaatcatataaatatatgtacatatgcTAATACTGGCATCAAATTACCCCAAGTATAAAGAATCATAGACATGCAGTGGAGATGTGCTGATACAGATATTGatacagattatttttttttggactattCTATCGATTAATCAAATAATGGGatataattttatttgcatttgggCTATGCACATATGAGGTCAATACATCAGTCAGACCAATGTGCATGTGATCCAAAAGAGTATAAATTTCTGTTTCTGAATAGTGTGACTGTAACATACAACTATCGTCTGTATTGTTTCTTTTCAGGTAGGACATGAACCTCTTCCGCCAACCGTGGGCACTACTATGTTCGGAAGAAGAGTTCTATACCTGCCTGGCTTCTTCTCTTATGGTGAGTGGAATGACGTATCTTCACTTTGTGTcagtgaaagaaaatattaacGTGCATTGCACTCAAAGTGTTATCTAGTTTAAAAAACACTATTACTATGTGAAATAACCAATAAATGAAGTTAGTTTTGAAGTCAAATAATTGATGAAGTAAGTAAGTTACTTTTTCAAGGTACTGTAGCCATTTGATGTATGTAAAATTCACAGCAGCGTGCCATATATGTCGTGTTTGCAGCGCAGCACATTGTTAAGGTGGATGGAAAGAGGGGACTCTTTCGTGGTCTGTCACCACGTATTGCTTCCATTGCCATCGCCACTGTAATCAGGACCAAAGCTAAAAAGGTCAAAGAGAACCCGAATCACCTCATTTTGTTTGAGCAACCCATGGAATATGCCCGCttatgtgtgcgtgcatgcatgttgTCTTCTTATTCTTCTCCTTGAGCAGACGGAGCTTGAACCCAACAAGGAGAACAAGCAAACCCCGCTTAGGAAAGTCATGAAGGAGGTAAGGCGGAAAAGAGTTCGTAAAATGGTGAAaaccaaagaaagaaatgctCATTTTGGTTTGCCGCAAATGGTATCTTTGCTTGGCACTGCTTGTTTGAACGTTTGCCCAACGTTTGGTCTCTTCCTGCTCGGTGTAGACCTCTCACGAGATGTTCATCCAGTGCTTGTCCAGAATAGCCACGCATCCGTTTCACGGTAAGACGTACAAATGAGTTCCTATCctatttgaatgtgttttttgtgaaATGACGTGCATGACTTATGTGAAGACTCTCCTTTCCTTTGACAGTTATGTCAGTGCGTTGTATGGCCCAGTTTGTTGGCAGAGAAGTCAAATACAGGTAGGACTTGGATAATGTCCATCTTGTGAAATTTCCTTCTGCACAGTTGTCACTTGGAATCACATGTGACTAGTAGCAATAttgaggaaaacaaatcacacTTGGATTATATTTCAAGATCATCTGTCCCTTGGAGGAAACTACTAATAGTAGGCAATTGAAAGCCGTTAATGTGAATTTTCTGTTGTGTCGACAGTGGAATTCTCAGTAGTATCGGCAGGATTTTTCAAGAAGAAGGAGTCGCTGGATTCTACGTGTAAGACATCTTTGGTAGATTACACCGCGAGGATGCGTTTAGTGAACGGCGTGAATTTGACCGCTGTGTGGTTTGTTGTGTCTGCAGTGGTTTAATGCCTCATGTGCTGGGCGAGGTCCTCCTCTTGTGGTGTTGCAATCTGCTGGCGCACTTTATTAACACCTACGCCGTTGACGACAGTGTAAGTTTATTCTCTTTGCGTGCGCTAAAGAGTCATCACTCGGGATTGGCTTTCACGGAAACGACAAATCAACGTCGAGTGTGTTTTTATCACCGCTCGCCAAATGATCCTAAAGTGAGGCTGAGAGCCACACGGGACAGTTTGTCGCTGTTTTGTAGCATCAAGAGTGGAGGGTGTCATCTTTTAGTAGTGTGTGCTGGGTTTTATAGTACCCGTGTGATCGGTGATACATAATGGCCTATAAATGATTCAGACACATTACAGACCCATTTTGTACACACACCGCATGAAAATACAGAATTCCTCTTTTAAAAGATTCTATCGTCAGTATATTTcttacgtaaaaaaaaaaaaaaaagcacatgcaCTATTCCCATTCGTTGTGGTTGTGTTTCTCCAGTTAAACCAGGCCTCGGCGGTGAGAAGTTACACAAAGTTTGTGATGGGTGTAAGTTGAACGATGCTACACTCCACATCGTGTTTGCCCTGTGACGCAAAGTCAACAAGTGGTGATCTTCTTTCTACCTCTAGTTCACAGTGAGCATGCTGACATATCCGTTTATGCTGGTGGCTGACATTATGGCGGTCAACAATTGTGGGTGAGTCACTcgtgaaaacaaaagacagcaaAACATGAATACGGAATTATGTGCATTGGCTGTATTTgtgctgatttttttattgtctggCCAAATTTCAATTTGATGCCAATATATAACCCAAATTGCGCATAAACAACTGCACAAGTCGTGACAAC includes:
- the LOC119133906 gene encoding mitochondrial carrier homolog 1-like isoform X1, which produces MLSQGNRQTDDVEQDATPTGVDMDVSVLLLGAGMTAALHPLFYVKLLIQVGHEPLPPTVGTTMFGRRVLYLPGFFSYAQHIVKVDGKRGLFRGLSPRIASIAIATVIRTKAKKQTELEPNKENKQTPLRKVMKETSHEMFIQCLSRIATHPFHVMSVRCMAQFVGREVKYSGILSSIGRIFQEEGVAGFYVGLMPHVLGEVLLLWCCNLLAHFINTYAVDDSLNQASAVRSYTKFVMGFTVSMLTYPFMLVADIMAVNNCGLTAGLPPHSPIFMSWLHCWNYLSRRGLLFRGSSFFSRRVPVTSICE
- the LOC119133906 gene encoding mitochondrial carrier homolog 1-like isoform X2 codes for the protein MLSQGNRQTDDVEQDATPTGVDMDVSVLLLGAGMTAALHPLFYVKLLIQVGHEPLPPTVGTTMFGRRVLYLPGFFSYAQHIVKVDGKRGLFRGLSPRIASIAIATVIRTKAKKTELEPNKENKQTPLRKVMKETSHEMFIQCLSRIATHPFHVMSVRCMAQFVGREVKYSGILSSIGRIFQEEGVAGFYVGLMPHVLGEVLLLWCCNLLAHFINTYAVDDSLNQASAVRSYTKFVMGFTVSMLTYPFMLVADIMAVNNCGLTAGLPPHSPIFMSWLHCWNYLSRRGLLFRGSSFFSRRVPVTSICE